From Solidesulfovibrio carbinoliphilus subsp. oakridgensis, the proteins below share one genomic window:
- the rpsQ gene encoding 30S ribosomal protein S17, whose translation MEEHKSNRRVLTGVVVSDKADKTIVVMVETLVKHPLYKKYIRRRKKFMAHDPQNDCGMGDTVSIIEHRPLSARKRWHLVKIMEKAV comes from the coding sequence ATGGAAGAACATAAAAGCAACCGTCGGGTTCTGACCGGTGTCGTGGTTTCCGACAAGGCCGACAAGACCATCGTGGTCATGGTCGAAACCCTGGTCAAGCATCCGCTGTATAAAAAATACATCCGTCGCCGCAAGAAGTTCATGGCCCACGATCCGCAAAACGACTGCGGCATGGGCGATACGGTCAGCATCATCGAACACCGTCCGCTGTCGGCCCGCAAGCGCTGGCACCTTGTGAAAATCATGGAAAAAGCGGTCTAG
- the rplV gene encoding 50S ribosomal protein L22, giving the protein MEAKAIAKFIRVSPQKARLVAANILGRPVEEAMNILKFTPKKSAKIIGKVLHSAVANAEQISGVDIDNLTVKQVIVNPGPTWKRIMTRSMGRAFRIVKRTSHITVVVAEN; this is encoded by the coding sequence ATGGAAGCCAAAGCCATAGCCAAATTCATCCGCGTGTCGCCCCAGAAGGCGAGGCTCGTTGCCGCCAACATCCTTGGCCGTCCGGTCGAGGAGGCCATGAATATACTGAAGTTCACACCCAAGAAGTCGGCCAAGATCATCGGCAAAGTCCTGCACTCCGCCGTTGCCAATGCCGAACAGATCTCCGGGGTGGACATCGACAACCTTACGGTCAAACAGGTGATCGTCAATCCCGGGCCGACCTGGAAGCGCATCATGACGCGTTCCATGGGCCGCGCCTTCCGGATCGTCAAGCGCACGAGCCATATCACCGTCGTCGTGGCCGAGAATTAG
- the rpmD gene encoding 50S ribosomal protein L30 translates to MATITVKLARSRYGNTPKQRGTLAALGLKKIHQERSYEKTDTVVGMIAKVKHLVEVTES, encoded by the coding sequence ATGGCAACCATTACCGTCAAGCTGGCCCGCAGCCGCTACGGCAATACGCCCAAGCAGCGGGGAACCCTGGCCGCCCTGGGTCTCAAGAAAATCCATCAGGAACGATCCTACGAGAAGACCGACACCGTTGTCGGCATGATCGCCAAGGTCAAGCACCTGGTCGAGGTGACCGAGTCATGA
- the rpsS gene encoding 30S ribosomal protein S19 — MPRSLKKGPFVDGHLEKKVSYALENKDRRVIKTWSRRSMILPEMVGLTFAVHNGKKFIPVFVSENMVGHKLGEFSPTRTFHGHAADKKSKVKK, encoded by the coding sequence ATGCCTCGGTCGCTCAAAAAGGGTCCGTTCGTTGACGGGCATCTGGAAAAAAAGGTCAGCTACGCCCTGGAGAACAAGGATCGCCGCGTGATCAAGACCTGGTCGCGCCGTTCCATGATCCTGCCCGAGATGGTGGGACTGACCTTCGCCGTCCACAACGGCAAGAAATTCATCCCGGTCTTTGTTTCCGAAAATATGGTCGGCCACAAACTCGGTGAATTCTCCCCCACGCGGACCTTCCACGGCCATGCCGCGGACAAGAAAAGCAAAGTGAAAAAGTAG
- the rplN gene encoding 50S ribosomal protein L14: MIQVETQLDVADNSGAKRVLCIKVLGGSRRRYASVGDIIVVSVKDALPNSKVKKGSVMKAVVVRTKKEVGRPDGSYIKFDSNSAVLLSAQGEPVGTRIFGPVARELRQKNFMKIVSLAPEVL; encoded by the coding sequence ATGATCCAGGTTGAAACCCAACTCGACGTGGCGGACAATTCCGGCGCCAAGAGAGTCCTCTGCATCAAGGTGCTCGGCGGCTCGCGCCGCCGGTACGCTTCGGTGGGCGACATCATCGTGGTGTCGGTCAAGGACGCCCTGCCCAATTCCAAGGTGAAAAAGGGCTCGGTGATGAAGGCCGTGGTGGTGCGGACGAAAAAGGAAGTCGGGCGTCCCGACGGCTCCTACATCAAGTTCGACTCCAATTCCGCCGTCCTCTTGTCCGCCCAGGGCGAGCCCGTCGGCACCCGCATCTTCGGACCGGTGGCCAGGGAACTGCGGCAGAAAAACTTCATGAAAATCGTGTCGCTGGCGCCTGAAGTCCTGTAG
- the rplD gene encoding 50S ribosomal protein L4: MANIKLYDQGNQEIGTVELDPEVFEVEVQPELLHLVVRAQLAAKRAGTHSVKTRAFVSGGGKKPWRQKGTGRARAGSTRSPLWRGGAVVHGPEPRDYTFKVNRKVRQLALRMALSAKLGDASLVLVDTLAVPEVKTKLMVKVTSDFGLKKALIVLPASDNNLELSARNIPGIKVVREDMLNVYDILRHDHLVMVKDAALKVQERLGHGVR, translated from the coding sequence ATGGCAAACATAAAGCTCTACGACCAGGGTAACCAGGAAATCGGCACCGTCGAACTGGATCCCGAGGTCTTCGAAGTCGAGGTTCAGCCCGAACTGCTGCACCTGGTGGTCCGGGCCCAGCTGGCCGCCAAGCGCGCCGGCACCCACTCGGTCAAGACCCGGGCCTTCGTCAGCGGCGGCGGCAAAAAGCCCTGGCGCCAGAAAGGCACGGGCCGGGCCCGCGCCGGTTCCACCCGCTCGCCCCTGTGGCGCGGCGGCGCCGTCGTCCACGGTCCCGAACCCCGGGACTACACCTTCAAGGTCAACCGCAAGGTCCGCCAGCTGGCCCTGCGCATGGCCCTTTCGGCCAAGCTCGGGGACGCGTCCCTGGTCCTGGTCGACACCCTGGCCGTGCCCGAAGTCAAGACCAAGCTCATGGTCAAGGTGACTTCCGACTTCGGCTTGAAAAAAGCCTTGATTGTTCTGCCTGCTTCGGATAACAATCTCGAGCTTTCCGCCAGGAACATTCCCGGCATCAAGGTTGTCCGCGAGGACATGTTAAACGTCTACGACATCCTGCGCCACGACCATCTGGTCATGGTCAAGGATGCGGCCCTGAAGGTCCAGGAGAGGCTCGGTCATGGAGTACGCTAA
- the rplP gene encoding 50S ribosomal protein L16, protein MLAPKKTKFRKMQKGRLRGPATKGASIDFGDIGIKALEHGKLSSQQIEAARVAIMRHIKRGGKVWIRVFPDRVKTEKPAEVRQGKGKGAPVGWFAPVKPGRVLYEIKGVDLATAKEALTRAQHKLPIKTKIVAKEGV, encoded by the coding sequence ATGTTGGCTCCCAAAAAAACCAAATTCCGCAAGATGCAGAAAGGCCGCCTGCGCGGCCCGGCCACCAAGGGCGCCTCCATCGACTTTGGCGACATCGGCATCAAGGCGCTTGAGCACGGCAAGCTGTCCAGCCAGCAGATCGAGGCCGCCCGCGTGGCCATCATGCGCCACATCAAGCGCGGCGGAAAAGTCTGGATCCGCGTCTTTCCGGACCGGGTCAAGACCGAGAAGCCGGCCGAAGTGCGGCAGGGCAAAGGCAAAGGCGCGCCGGTCGGCTGGTTCGCCCCGGTCAAACCGGGCCGCGTGCTCTACGAGATCAAGGGCGTCGACCTGGCCACGGCCAAGGAAGCGCTGACCCGGGCCCAGCACAAGCTGCCGATCAAGACCAAGATCGTGGCCAAGGAGGGCGTCTAG
- the rplX gene encoding 50S ribosomal protein L24: protein MKTYRIRKDDKVMVTAGKDKGKVGKVLKILPKKNAVLVEKVNMVKRHTKANPYAKIAGGIVEKESPLDISNVALLCDACAKPTKVGYKETADGKKVRFCKKCNHEIA, encoded by the coding sequence ATGAAAACGTATCGGATACGCAAAGACGACAAGGTGATGGTCACCGCCGGCAAGGACAAGGGCAAGGTGGGCAAGGTGCTCAAGATCCTGCCCAAGAAGAATGCCGTGCTGGTGGAAAAGGTCAACATGGTCAAGCGCCACACCAAGGCCAATCCCTACGCCAAGATCGCGGGCGGGATTGTCGAAAAGGAATCCCCGCTTGACATCTCGAACGTCGCGCTTTTGTGCGACGCCTGCGCCAAGCCGACCAAGGTCGGCTACAAAGAGACCGCAGACGGCAAAAAGGTGCGCTTCTGCAAGAAGTGCAACCACGAAATCGCTTGA
- a CDS encoding type Z 30S ribosomal protein S14 has product MARKSLRVKASRKPKFSTRAYNRCPICGRPRAFLRKFGVCRICFRNMSLTGEMPGVRKSSW; this is encoded by the coding sequence GTGGCCCGTAAATCGTTGAGGGTGAAAGCCAGCCGCAAGCCGAAGTTTTCCACCAGAGCGTATAACCGCTGTCCCATCTGCGGTCGTCCCAGGGCGTTTCTGCGCAAGTTCGGCGTGTGCCGTATTTGCTTCCGTAACATGTCGCTGACCGGTGAGATGCCCGGTGTGCGCAAGTCGAGCTGGTAG
- the rplF gene encoding 50S ribosomal protein L6 gives MSRIGKREIELPSGVSVEVAPEAVTVKGPKGQLTTPTHPKIVYAVTDGKVQLTRVDETRMARAQHGLRRTLLANLVEGVSKGFSKTLEVIGVGYKVAASADTVTLNVGYSHPVDFKLPAGIEAKVEGNKLILSGIDKIVLGETAARIRRVRPPEPFKGKGIKYDTEVIRRKAGKSGGKK, from the coding sequence ATGTCCAGGATAGGCAAACGCGAAATCGAGCTTCCCTCCGGCGTGTCCGTCGAGGTGGCTCCCGAGGCGGTGACGGTCAAAGGCCCCAAAGGCCAGCTGACCACGCCGACCCATCCCAAGATCGTCTACGCGGTGACGGACGGCAAGGTCCAGCTGACCCGGGTCGATGAGACCCGCATGGCCCGGGCCCAGCACGGCCTGCGCCGCACGCTTCTGGCCAATCTGGTCGAAGGCGTGAGCAAAGGGTTCAGCAAGACGCTCGAAGTCATCGGCGTCGGCTACAAGGTGGCGGCCTCGGCCGACACCGTGACCTTAAACGTCGGCTACTCGCACCCGGTGGACTTCAAGCTCCCGGCCGGGATCGAGGCCAAGGTCGAAGGAAACAAGCTCATCTTGTCCGGAATCGACAAGATCGTGCTTGGCGAGACCGCGGCCCGGATCCGCCGCGTGCGGCCGCCCGAGCCGTTCAAAGGCAAGGGCATCAAATACGACACCGAAGTCATTCGTCGCAAAGCCGGCAAGTCCGGCGGCAAGAAATAG
- the rpsH gene encoding 30S ribosomal protein S8, with protein MSVTDPISDMLTRIRNAHRALHADLAFPASKLKAAIAVILKDEGYIADFSVSEASLSINLKYQGGKPLISGLKRISKPGRRVYVGAEAIPKVQNGLGISILSTSRGILEGGKARELNVGGELLCEIW; from the coding sequence ATGTCGGTGACCGACCCCATTTCGGACATGCTGACCCGTATACGCAACGCCCATCGGGCCCTGCACGCGGATCTGGCTTTTCCGGCCTCGAAACTCAAGGCCGCTATTGCCGTCATATTAAAGGACGAAGGCTATATCGCCGATTTTTCCGTGAGCGAAGCAAGCCTGTCCATCAACCTGAAGTACCAGGGCGGCAAGCCGCTCATCTCCGGACTCAAAAGGATCAGCAAGCCCGGCCGGCGTGTCTACGTCGGAGCCGAGGCCATCCCCAAAGTCCAAAACGGCCTGGGCATCAGCATCCTGTCCACCTCTCGGGGGATCCTCGAAGGCGGCAAGGCCCGGGAGCTCAATGTCGGCGGCGAGCTCCTGTGCGAAATCTGGTAA
- the rplE gene encoding 50S ribosomal protein L5, whose protein sequence is MTRLEQIYAEKVAPELKKEFGYTSSMQIPRLSFISLNMGLGEASNNNKLIEEAVVELTAISGQKAVVTRARKSIAAFKLREGMPVGCRVTLRRERMWDFLDKLINFSLPRVRDFRGVPDRGFDGRGNFTLGIREHTIFPEINVDRVEHVKGMNVTIVTTARADKEGKMFLDLLGMPFKK, encoded by the coding sequence ATGACCCGCCTGGAACAAATTTATGCCGAGAAGGTAGCCCCGGAGCTGAAAAAGGAGTTCGGGTACACCTCCAGCATGCAAATCCCCCGGCTTTCCTTCATTTCGCTCAACATGGGTTTGGGCGAAGCGAGCAACAACAATAAGCTCATCGAGGAAGCCGTGGTTGAGTTGACCGCCATCTCCGGACAGAAGGCCGTGGTGACCCGGGCCAGGAAGTCCATTGCGGCGTTCAAGCTCCGGGAGGGCATGCCGGTGGGGTGTCGCGTGACGCTGCGCCGGGAACGGATGTGGGACTTCCTGGACAAACTGATCAATTTTTCCCTGCCTCGGGTCCGCGACTTTCGCGGCGTGCCCGACCGCGGGTTCGACGGACGCGGCAATTTTACCCTCGGCATCCGGGAGCACACGATTTTTCCGGAAATCAACGTGGATCGCGTCGAACACGTCAAGGGCATGAACGTTACCATCGTCACAACGGCCCGGGCCGACAAGGAGGGCAAGATGTTTCTCGACCTCCTCGGCATGCCGTTTAAAAAGTAA
- the rplR gene encoding 50S ribosomal protein L18 produces the protein MKMTKTLARARRKVRIRKKLAGTAERPRLVVYRSNRHIYAQVIDDLTGQTLVSSSSQTLSKAGEALKADKDAAAKVGKDLAQKALERNIEAVVFDRNGYIYHGRIQALADGARDGGLKF, from the coding sequence ATGAAGATGACCAAGACCCTGGCGCGCGCGCGCCGGAAAGTCCGCATCCGCAAGAAGCTGGCCGGCACGGCTGAGCGTCCCCGTCTGGTCGTGTACCGGTCCAACCGGCACATCTACGCCCAGGTGATCGACGACCTCACCGGCCAGACGTTGGTGTCTTCCTCGAGCCAGACCCTGTCCAAGGCAGGGGAAGCGCTCAAGGCCGACAAGGACGCCGCCGCCAAGGTCGGCAAGGATCTGGCGCAAAAGGCCCTGGAACGCAATATCGAAGCCGTGGTGTTCGACCGCAACGGCTACATTTACCACGGCAGGATTCAAGCCCTCGCCGACGGAGCCCGGGATGGCGGCCTTAAATTCTAA
- the rplW gene encoding 50S ribosomal protein L23, whose amino-acid sequence MEYANILLRPLVSEKATMIKEAANQVVFYVHPEANKIEIAKAVEKAFSVTVDAVRVVRRRPLARSRMGKVTGRIPGYKKAYVTLAQGDKIEFFEGV is encoded by the coding sequence ATGGAGTACGCTAACATACTGCTTAGGCCCCTGGTTTCCGAAAAGGCCACGATGATCAAGGAAGCCGCCAACCAGGTGGTTTTTTATGTCCACCCCGAGGCGAACAAGATCGAGATCGCCAAGGCCGTGGAAAAGGCGTTTTCGGTCACGGTCGACGCCGTGCGCGTGGTGCGCCGCCGCCCGCTTGCCCGCTCGCGCATGGGCAAGGTGACCGGCCGGATTCCGGGCTACAAGAAAGCCTACGTGACCCTGGCGCAGGGTGATAAAATAGAGTTCTTCGAAGGGGTTTAG
- the rpmC gene encoding 50S ribosomal protein L29, with the protein MKTAELRELDAEGLAKKLGETREELFKLRFQHATAQLEKTHRLRQVRKDIARLLTVQNEKKRQA; encoded by the coding sequence ATGAAGACCGCTGAACTGCGCGAACTCGACGCCGAAGGCCTGGCCAAAAAGCTCGGCGAGACCCGCGAGGAGCTCTTCAAGCTGCGCTTCCAGCACGCCACGGCGCAGCTGGAAAAAACGCACCGCCTGCGTCAGGTCCGCAAGGACATCGCGAGGCTCCTTACGGTGCAAAACGAAAAAAAGCGCCAAGCGTAA
- the rplB gene encoding 50S ribosomal protein L2, giving the protein MSIRKLKPTSAGRRFQTVSTFEEITRTEPEKSLVEGLPRASGRNCYGRITSRRRGGGNKRLYRIIDFKRDKFEVPAKVFSVEYDPNRSARIALLHYADGEKRYILAPVGISVGDMITAGEGADIKPGNALPLKKIPVGTLLHNIELNPGRGGQICRAAGTYAQLVAKEGKYALLRLPSGEVRNILASCLATVGQVGNVMHENISIGKAGRNRWLGNRPKVRGVAMNPVDHPHGGGEGKSSGGRHPVTPWGTPTKGYKTRNKKKASSKLIAKRRGQK; this is encoded by the coding sequence ATGTCCATCCGCAAGCTTAAGCCCACGTCGGCCGGCCGCCGGTTCCAGACGGTCTCCACCTTCGAGGAGATCACCCGGACCGAGCCCGAAAAGTCCCTCGTCGAGGGGCTTCCCCGCGCTTCCGGCCGCAACTGTTATGGCCGGATCACCTCGCGGCGGCGGGGCGGCGGCAACAAGCGCCTGTACCGTATCATCGACTTCAAGCGCGACAAGTTCGAGGTCCCGGCCAAGGTCTTCTCCGTGGAGTACGACCCGAACCGTAGCGCGCGTATTGCGCTTTTGCATTACGCCGATGGCGAGAAACGTTACATTCTGGCGCCGGTTGGAATTTCGGTTGGCGACATGATCACGGCCGGTGAAGGCGCGGACATCAAGCCCGGCAACGCCCTGCCGCTCAAAAAGATCCCCGTCGGCACGCTGCTGCACAACATCGAGCTCAATCCGGGCCGCGGCGGCCAGATCTGCCGCGCCGCCGGGACCTACGCCCAGCTCGTGGCCAAGGAAGGCAAGTACGCGCTCCTGCGCCTGCCCTCCGGCGAAGTCCGGAACATCCTGGCCTCCTGCCTGGCCACCGTCGGCCAGGTCGGCAACGTGATGCACGAGAACATCTCCATCGGCAAGGCCGGCCGCAACCGCTGGCTCGGCAACCGGCCCAAGGTTCGCGGCGTGGCTATGAACCCGGTCGACCATCCGCATGGCGGCGGCGAGGGCAAAAGTTCGGGCGGCCGGCATCCCGTCACTCCCTGGGGCACGCCGACCAAGGGCTACAAAACCCGCAACAAGAAAAAGGCCTCGTCCAAGCTTATCGCCAAGCGGCGCGGACAAAAGTAA
- the rplO gene encoding 50S ribosomal protein L15 has protein sequence MKLHELYPFPEERVNRKRIGRGRATGQGCTAGKGNKGQNARAGVSERPWFEGGQMPLARRLPKRGFKNYPFKVVYQPLNLDRLLEAFAGQDAISLDDIYERGLAKAGALVKILSQGEVAAAVTVEAHRFSAKALEKIAAAGGKAVTLGAVESGDETPTE, from the coding sequence ATGAAGCTGCACGAACTCTACCCCTTCCCCGAGGAGCGGGTCAATCGCAAGCGCATCGGCCGCGGCCGGGCCACCGGCCAGGGCTGCACCGCGGGCAAGGGCAACAAGGGCCAGAACGCCCGGGCGGGTGTGAGCGAACGCCCCTGGTTCGAAGGCGGCCAGATGCCGCTGGCTCGCCGGCTGCCCAAGCGCGGCTTCAAGAACTACCCGTTCAAGGTGGTCTACCAGCCGCTGAACCTGGATCGCCTGCTGGAGGCTTTCGCCGGCCAGGACGCCATCAGCCTGGACGACATCTACGAACGCGGCCTGGCCAAGGCCGGGGCTCTGGTCAAGATCCTCTCCCAGGGGGAAGTCGCCGCCGCGGTCACGGTCGAGGCCCACCGCTTCAGCGCCAAGGCCCTGGAGAAGATCGCCGCCGCCGGCGGCAAGGCCGTCACCCTCGGCGCCGTCGAATCCGGCGACGAAACCCCAACCGAATAA
- the rpsC gene encoding 30S ribosomal protein S3: MGQKVHPYGFRLGYNKNWLSRWFSKKDYPAFVFEDNQIRKFVKKNLYHAGISKIEIERAGGKIRLIIHTARPGIVIGRKGTEIEKVRGDLKQRFGREFTVEVNEIRRPEIDSQLVAENIALQLERRVAFRRAMKRTVGLSRKFGAEGIKVSCAGRLAGAEIARSEWYRDGRVPLQTLRADIDYGYAIAKTTYGVIGVKVWIFKGEILDHEVEA; encoded by the coding sequence ATGGGCCAGAAAGTACATCCCTACGGGTTTCGGCTCGGGTACAACAAGAATTGGCTGTCCCGCTGGTTTTCCAAAAAGGATTATCCCGCGTTCGTTTTCGAGGACAATCAGATTCGCAAGTTCGTGAAAAAGAACTTGTACCACGCCGGGATCTCGAAAATTGAAATCGAGCGGGCCGGGGGCAAGATCCGGTTGATCATCCACACCGCCCGTCCCGGCATCGTCATCGGCCGCAAGGGCACGGAGATCGAGAAGGTCCGCGGCGACCTCAAGCAGCGTTTCGGCCGCGAGTTCACGGTCGAGGTCAACGAGATCCGCCGCCCCGAGATCGACTCCCAGCTGGTGGCCGAGAACATCGCGCTGCAACTCGAGCGCCGCGTGGCCTTCCGCCGGGCCATGAAGCGTACGGTCGGCCTGTCGCGCAAGTTCGGCGCCGAGGGCATCAAGGTCTCCTGCGCCGGCCGCCTGGCCGGAGCGGAAATCGCCCGGTCCGAATGGTACCGCGACGGACGGGTGCCCCTGCAGACGCTTCGCGCCGACATCGATTACGGCTATGCCATCGCCAAGACCACATACGGCGTGATCGGCGTCAAGGTCTGGATTTTCAAAGGCGAGATTTTGGATCATGAGGTGGAAGCGTAA
- the rplC gene encoding 50S ribosomal protein L3 — protein MAATLGILGRKLGMTRIFGDDGSIIPVTVIEAGPCPVTQVKTAEKDGYNAMQIGFDQIPERKVNKPEKGHLDKAGRGYYRVLKEIRLDGPSAFEQGMDVTVDIFAPGETVKVTGTSIGKGFAGVMKRWNFAGLKKTHGTEKAHRSGGSIGNNTEPGKVMKGKKMAGHMGARTVTMLGIEIVDVRPEMNLILVKGQVPGPRNCVVMVRKQG, from the coding sequence ATGGCTGCCACGCTTGGAATACTCGGCCGCAAACTGGGCATGACCCGGATTTTCGGCGACGACGGATCGATCATTCCGGTCACGGTCATCGAGGCCGGCCCCTGTCCCGTCACGCAGGTCAAGACCGCGGAAAAAGACGGGTACAACGCCATGCAGATCGGGTTCGACCAGATCCCGGAACGCAAGGTCAACAAGCCCGAGAAGGGCCATCTGGACAAGGCCGGCCGCGGCTACTACCGGGTGCTCAAGGAAATCCGCCTCGACGGCCCCTCGGCCTTCGAACAGGGCATGGACGTGACCGTCGACATTTTCGCCCCGGGCGAGACCGTCAAGGTGACCGGCACCTCCATCGGCAAGGGCTTTGCCGGCGTCATGAAGCGCTGGAACTTCGCGGGTCTCAAAAAGACCCACGGTACGGAAAAAGCCCACCGCTCCGGCGGCTCCATCGGTAACAACACCGAGCCGGGCAAGGTCATGAAGGGCAAGAAGATGGCCGGCCACATGGGCGCGCGCACCGTGACCATGCTCGGCATCGAGATCGTGGACGTCCGCCCGGAAATGAACCTGATCCTGGTCAAAGGCCAGGTGCCAGGGCCCCGCAATTGCGTGGTCATGGTGCGCAAGCAGGGATAA
- the rpsE gene encoding 30S ribosomal protein S5, translating to MDQQSDLGQIEKIVYLNRVAKVVKGGRRFSFSALVVVGDGKGSVGYGLGKANEVPEAIRKATEQARKGMIRIPLLDGTLPYEVLGQFGAGRVMLKPASKGTGIIAGGPVRAIMEACGVHDILTKAIGTNNPHNVLRATMEGLASLRSADVVGTMRGKALATPRK from the coding sequence ATGGACCAGCAGTCCGATCTCGGACAGATCGAAAAGATCGTGTACCTCAACCGCGTGGCCAAAGTCGTCAAGGGCGGCCGGCGGTTCAGCTTCAGCGCCCTGGTCGTGGTCGGCGACGGCAAGGGTTCCGTGGGCTATGGCCTGGGCAAGGCCAACGAAGTCCCGGAAGCCATCCGCAAGGCCACCGAGCAGGCCAGGAAGGGCATGATCCGCATCCCTCTCCTCGACGGCACGCTGCCCTACGAGGTGCTCGGCCAGTTCGGCGCCGGCCGCGTCATGCTCAAACCCGCCTCCAAGGGTACCGGCATCATCGCCGGCGGCCCGGTGCGGGCCATCATGGAAGCCTGCGGCGTCCATGACATCCTGACCAAGGCCATCGGCACCAACAACCCGCACAACGTCTTGCGCGCCACCATGGAAGGCCTGGCCTCGCTGCGCAGCGCCGACGTCGTCGGCACCATGCGCGGCAAGGCCCTGGCCACGCCGCGCAAATAA